In Falco cherrug isolate bFalChe1 chromosome 19, bFalChe1.pri, whole genome shotgun sequence, the genomic stretch ggtgggtgggtgcagggggatTGCAGGGTGCCCATgggctgggtgggtgggtgcaggggggttGCAGGGTGCCCATGAGCCGGGTGAGTGGGTGCAGGGAGTTGAAGGGTGCCCATGAGCcgggtgggtgggtgcaggggggttGCAGGGTGCCCATGAGCcgggtgggtgggtgcagggggtTGCAGGGTGCCCATgagctgggtgggtgggtgcaggggggttGCAGGGTGCCCATGAactgggtgggtgggtgcagggggtTGCAGGGGTGCCCATGAGCTGGGTGGGTGGTGCAGGGGGATTGCAGGGTGCCCATGAactgggtgggtgggtgcaggggggttGCAGGGTGCCCATCGAGCcgggtgggtgggtgcaggggggttGCAGGGTGCCCATGAAACTGGGGTCGGGTGGGTGCAGGGGGTTGCAGGGTGCCcatgggctggggtgggtgggtgcagggggggtgcAGGGTGCCCATGGGCTGGGTGGGTGTCAGTGACCACTGTGTACCCAGGTGCCAGGCGGTGACGGGTGGGTGCCCACAGGCCAGGAGGGTGCCGGTGGTCCCACCAGGTGCCCACGGCCGGCGCTGGCACCCTGCCAGGCCCATGTTTGCCGCTCACACCGGGGCTGCTCCGGGTGCCCGCTCAGCTGgtgccagcccatccctggGCACACGCAGCCCCCCGCTCGGGGCTAAAAATAGATTCCACGTGGGGTGGCAGGTGCCACGGGGGATCCCGTGACGGCCACACCGGGGACGGGGTGCCCTGACCACAGCCGGGTGCTGGCGGGCACCACGAGTGCACCCCGGGGAGCCAGACCATAAATGTCCAAGCACGGAACCGTCCTGGAACGGGGACAAGGCaggagggtggcagggagccCGCCAGGGCCCACGCACACGCACCGGTACACAACACACGCGTGTGCGcgtgcagccctgcagcaggcaggcgtGCNNNNNNNNNNNNNNNNNNNNNNNNNNNNNNNNNNNNNNNNNNNNNNNNNNNNNNNNNNNNNNNNNNNNNNNNNNNNNNNNNNNNNNNNNNNNNNNNNNNNNNNNNNNNNNNNNNNNNNNNNNNNNNNNNNNNNNNNNNNNNNNNNNNNNNNNNNNNNNNNNNNNNNNNNNNNNNNNNNNNNNNNNNNNNNNNNNNNNNNNGAATTTTcctccccaggaaaaaaaaaaaaaaccaaaaaaaaccccaccacaagTGTCAGTCCTTATTTTCCATAGGGGAATGCAGTTTAATCACCTTGTCTCCACGCCCTAACGAGCAACTCCACGCCCTAACGAGCAAAGCGGTGATAAAGGAATTACTCACCAGCTTTTCGCAATCCGTCTCGGCTTTCTGCCGGCGTTTGATCTCCACATCCACTTGGTTGCGAGCGTGTTTCAGCTTCACATCCAAAGCGCTGCGCTCGGCTTCGGTTTTCATGAGAAGATCTTTGCACCTGCCCAGCTCGTGCtcagttttctgcagttttcgCCGATGCTCTTCAAAGTTCTTGGCTAACTCGATGAACTCTGGAGAGAAGATGGACACCTTGAGGTACCCAGGCGAGGGGACGCAGCACCCCTCCTTCCGCGGGCAGCGGGGAGCCGTGAACGTATCCCGCTCCCGATGGAAATGGGGAGAAACCAGCCCTTCGGCAAACACATGGATGCTACAACGTTCACAAATTCCTGTGGGTTTTCAGGCCAAGCCCTTTGTGTCagccgcctccccccccccaaatcctaCAACACAGGGGACCCTGCCTGGAtcagccgccccccccccaaaaaaaatcctacaacACGTGGGACCCTGCCTGGAtcagccgccccccccccaaaaaaatcctaCAACACGTGGGACCCTGCCTGGAtcagccgcccccccccccaaaaaaatcctaCAACACGTGGGACCCTGCCTGGATCAGccgcccccccaaaaaaaatcctacaacACGTGGGACCCTGCCTGGATcagccctccccccccccccccccccccaaaaaaaaactAGACCCTGAGACCCTGTGCAGAtcagcccccccaaaaaagccacAACACGAGCCCCTGCGCGGATCAGCTCAGCTCACTACAAGCAGAATGTGACCCTGCCTGGAAATGCATCTCGTGACTTTATCTTTCtccaaaatgaggaaaaaaaaccccaaaccaaccctgACATCACACCACCTGCCACGGTCTAATTAGCCACGGCATCGTCAAAAGCTTCTTCATCAAGAGCTGATGTTCGTCTGCGCTTTGGATGCGTCCGAAGACGACACCACCCGCTTGGAGTGGAACTTACGGCATTCGCTTCCCTCGCTCAGCACCTCCGCCTGGCGCACCAGCAGCTCCAACAGGCTCCGCATCGCCGGCTCCATCATCCCGCCGGGAACCGGGGCTCGGCGACCACCCCAGAGCCCCCCGGCCCACCTCCAGGCAGCGAGCGTCTTCCCAGCCTACGGAAAAGAGAATCCGCTTCCGAATTCTGGATTTTTCCAGAGTTTTAGTAGCTGCACAAGCATAAGTACATTAAGGGttgtgttttttgggggggatcTGGCCATCCGAATTCTTCCACCAAGGATCCAGGGCTAAATAAACCACCCAAcccttccttcccagcccatgGGAAAAGAGAATCCGCTTTGGAATTCCTGATTTTCTAGAGTTTTagaagctgcagaaataaaactacattaagagttgtgggttttggggatCTGGGCATCTGAATTCTTTCACCAAGGATCCAGGGCTAAATAAACTGCccatcccttccttcccagcctgAGGAAAAGAGAATCCACTTCaaaattccagatttttttcagttttagaagCTGCACAAGCAAAAAATACGTTAAGAGTTGTGGTTTTTGGGGATCTGGGCATCCAAATTCTTCCACCAAGGAACCAGAGCTAAATAAACATCCcagccctcccttcccacctccaaACTGCGAGCGTCTTCCCAGcctaaagaaaaagagaatctGCTTTGGAATTCCTGATTTTCCAGAATTTTagaagctgcagaaataaaactacaTTAAAAGTTGTGTTTTTTGGGGATCTGGCCATCTAAATTCTTCTGCCAATGATCCAGGGTTAAATAAACGACCCATCCCTTTCTTCCCAGCCTAAGGAAAAGAGAATCCACTTTGGAATTCCGGATTTTCCACAATTTTagaagctgcagaaataaaaataaattaagagtTTTGGGGTCTGGGCATCTGAATTCTTTCACCAAGGATCCAGGGCTAAATAAACCGCccatcccttccttcccagcctAAGGAAAAGAGAATCCACTGTGGATTTCCAATTTTTTCCAGAGTTTTAGTAGCCGCAGAAATAAAACTATGTTGAAGTTTTGGGGATCTGGGCATCCAAATTCTTCCCCAGGGGACGAAGATCCTTGCTTCTCCACAGCCGACGGGCAGCAGAGCCATGGAGAGAGGCAGCTCCAGGGCTCGGAATTCCGGGATGAAGATTCCCAaaccatcctcctcctcctccagcccgGGGGCTACTTAGGCCACCAAAACCCTCAAGGCCTCGGCAGATCAAACCCGAAGCAGCGTTTGGGGGAAATTTGAAGAATTTGATATTTAGAACTTACGGCACCGGCAGAATTCCGGCCTCAGCAcattttccctggaaaatgCGTGGGAAAGTCTCCAGCCCGGCACCGCGGAAATTAATTTGTTAACGCGGGAGCAGGAGGGATGGTCTCGGCTAATTAAGCCGTCCCTCGACAACCCGCAGGTGCgggaaggggctgggagaggccgGGAGGGAGGATGAGGAGCCAGCGGAGCACTGTGGAGGCCTCCATGGAAGGTTCTGGAAGCGCTGGGCTTCGCCGGGGTGGGGGCCATAGCCACATGGCGGccttgggggctgggggggctgtgaggGGGGGCAGAGGCAAGGCCCCCCCACCTGCACCTCCTTGACTTAAGGGGGGGCACTGGGGATCCCCCGACCCTTGGGCCCCCCCAGGCCACTTACCGGGGGACCCCCGCGGGGCCCCTCCCAGGCAATTACCCGGGGCTCCCCCGGGACTCCCTGGCCACCCACCGGGGAATCCCCCCCCGGGGACCCCCCCTCCCGGCCACTCACGGGGACCCCCCCCGCCTCCCGGCCACTCACCGGGGACCCCCATCCTCCTGGGGACTCAccggggaccccccccccccgggacccccccctGGCCACTCACCGGAGAATCCCCTCTCCTAaaccctccccccccgccccgggcactCACCGGGGACCCCCCCAGACACTCCGCTGGAGCCCCGGTTCCCCCCCCGCGCACTTACCGGGGCCGCCGGCCCAGCTCCGGCTCCAACCGCCCAACCCAACCGCCCGCACTTGGGTTTGAATCGCTGCTGCCAGCCAATCCCAGCGTGCTCCCCGCCCTCCCGGCCTCTCATTGGCTCTGTTCGCTCGGCGCCTGAAGCCAAGCCGCCACCATGTCCGTTGAGGGCGTGGCCTGTGCGTTCAACTCCCCGGCGCGCAggcgggcgcggcggccccTACAGCCGAGTGATGAAGCCGGCCGGGCGCCATCTTTACTGCTGGTCGCCGGCTCCGGCCCACGTTGCTTAGCAACGGAGCCGGCCGGGGACGCCGGCAGGGCCTAGGCCTCCCGCTGCTCTGCGGGCCCGAGCGCGGCCACGGGCACCAGAAGGGctgttttggggagaaaaacCCTGTTCTTAGGCAAAACCCCGGCTGTGGTTTTAAGCTGAGCCATTGTCCCACGGCACGGGTGGGCCTGAGCCCCCTGGCAGCCGCTCTGCACAGCACCGCCAGGCCTGGATGCGGCCTGCAGCTGGTTCAGAGCGTGGATATTTCACCGGGAGCTCGTTTATTACATCTTGTCGCTTCAAAAATACAAAGCCTCGACTGATTTCTGCCTCGGAAACGTCAGTCGGAATAACAGCCGGCAACCGAGCGGTGAAACGCTGTCCTGAGCCACGTAGGAGCCCTCCATTTGCAGACATTTAATATGCAAACCGACCAAACACAGAGCCAAAGCCGACGATGACGAGAAGAGAAATCGCATAATCATAAAATAACAATGCGTTTTAATCTTTTagatcagaaacaaaacagcgGGTAATGGAAGAATAGATATTAGCAATTAGAAAGCGGAACTAAATGCTTAAAATTGCTAAGTGGGAAAGGGAGTTCGTAAAGCAGATTGCtctccagcacccagctgctTTGTCAGAAGTGCTTTATTTAGGTTATATAGTCTGCTTTAacttaattaataataattaattcatAATAGATTGTAAAAAGCCTCAAGGTCTTCTGA encodes the following:
- the RACGAP1 gene encoding rac GTPase-activating protein 1 translates to MMEPAMRSLLELLVRQAEVLSEGSECQFIELAKNFEEHRRKLQKTEHELGRCKDLLMKTEAERSALDVKLKHARNQVDVEIKRRQKAETDCEKLVSNSFITALLVRAWSCSLGRGDKVIKLHSPMENKD